The following are from one region of the Pseudohongiella spirulinae genome:
- the yidC gene encoding membrane protein insertase YidC, producing MDYIKYALLAGLAAVSYLLLLAWQEDYPATTAPDTEVVSSVPVQSATNSDIPDASSTPADDIPVVTNNSVPSVNATANQNPETLVSITTDVLNVTIDRQGGDIVFVSLPEHYTRIDTPDQPFVLMENNSSRSYVAQSGLIGRDGIDSPERPIYNASASSFTMNPGQNSLQVNLTYTTENNVEIIKQFHFRRGDYLIDINYEINNPNDTPWQANLFGQIKRSNYEDPTRGSGFGMASFLGFATTSTDDNYIKISFSDVDQGRPSHEIEGGWVALSQHYFISAFVPPSQMRNNFSFRRNNAGEYIGGFTSPEFVAPANGSATQSMSFYAGPKDQYRLAEIAPWLDRTIDYGWLWFVASPIYWLLTQINDVIGNYGWSILILTLIVKAIFFKLSATSYRSMANMRRVMPKMNQLKERYGDDKMKLQKATMELYKKEKINPFGGCLPMLVQMPVFIALYWVLLEGVELRHAPWILWINDLSVMDPYFVLPLLMGVSMYVQFMLNPTPQDPTQAKIMKFMPVVMTIFFLWFPAGLVLYWLANSVLGIAQQWYITRKIDAEYAAKEAARS from the coding sequence AGTGATATTCCGGATGCTTCTTCAACACCGGCAGACGACATTCCGGTTGTTACCAACAATAGCGTGCCCAGCGTCAATGCTACGGCTAACCAAAATCCGGAAACGCTGGTAAGCATTACCACCGACGTCCTCAATGTAACCATCGATCGTCAGGGCGGCGACATTGTATTTGTCTCACTTCCCGAACACTACACACGCATAGACACGCCGGATCAGCCTTTTGTGCTGATGGAAAACAACAGCTCCAGAAGCTATGTTGCTCAGAGTGGTCTGATCGGACGAGACGGTATCGATAGCCCCGAGCGCCCGATCTACAATGCCAGCGCCTCTTCGTTCACCATGAACCCAGGACAGAACAGTCTTCAGGTCAACCTGACCTACACAACAGAAAATAATGTTGAAATCATCAAGCAGTTTCACTTTCGTCGTGGTGACTACCTGATCGACATTAACTACGAAATTAATAATCCCAACGACACACCCTGGCAGGCGAATCTATTTGGTCAGATCAAGCGCAGCAATTATGAAGACCCCACTCGTGGCAGTGGTTTTGGTATGGCCAGCTTCCTGGGATTTGCGACGACTTCAACAGACGATAACTATATAAAAATATCATTCAGCGACGTCGATCAGGGTCGGCCATCGCACGAGATTGAAGGCGGTTGGGTTGCCCTTAGCCAGCACTACTTCATTTCAGCTTTTGTGCCTCCCTCTCAGATGCGCAATAATTTTTCCTTCCGTCGCAATAACGCCGGCGAGTATATAGGCGGTTTTACCAGCCCGGAATTTGTGGCTCCTGCCAATGGCTCCGCTACGCAGAGTATGTCGTTTTACGCGGGTCCCAAAGATCAGTACCGTCTGGCAGAAATCGCACCATGGCTTGACCGCACGATCGACTATGGCTGGTTGTGGTTTGTAGCATCACCAATTTATTGGCTGCTGACACAAATCAATGATGTGATAGGCAATTATGGCTGGTCAATCCTTATTCTGACGCTTATCGTTAAGGCCATATTCTTCAAACTGTCAGCCACCAGCTACCGCTCCATGGCTAATATGCGCCGGGTCATGCCCAAGATGAACCAGCTCAAAGAGCGCTATGGTGACGACAAAATGAAACTCCAGAAAGCCACTATGGAGTTGTATAAGAAAGAGAAAATAAATCCGTTCGGCGGGTGTTTACCCATGCTGGTGCAGATGCCTGTATTTATCGCTCTGTACTGGGTACTGCTGGAAGGCGTAGAACTTCGCCACGCACCCTGGATTCTGTGGATTAACGACCTCTCTGTCATGGACCCCTACTTTGTCTTGCCTCTGCTGATGGGTGTATCCATGTATGTGCAGTTCATGCTCAACCCGACACCACAGGATCCGACACAGGCAAAAATCATGAAATTCATGCCTGTGGTCATGACCATTTTCTTCCTGTGGTTCCCGGCTGGACTGGTCCTGTACTGGTTGGCCAACAGCGTGCTGGGGATTGCTCAACAGTGGTACATCACACGTAAAATTGATGCAGAATACGCCGCGAAGGAAGCAGCCAGGAGCTGA
- the mnmE gene encoding tRNA uridine-5-carboxymethylaminomethyl(34) synthesis GTPase MnmE — MLSAADSDTICAIATPPGRSGVGIVRVSGPDCLNLAQQILGFQPQPRHAHYCPFFDLQGKMLDQGIALYFPGPHSFTGEDVLELQGHGGFYVLDALIQTLSEAGTRMARPGEFSERAFLNDKLDLAQAEAIADLIDSSSAEAARSALRTLQGEFSRLIDELAESIINLRVYLEAAIDFTDEEIDFLSEGGISEKLAHIISQLEAVLNQARQGALIREGMAVVIAGKPNAGKSSLLNALAGKDSAIVTDIAGTTRDILSEQINIDGMPLHITDTAGLRDSDDPVEQEGIRRAVKAISHADRILLMIDSSQESVNETNLNDYLEKTISFRLQEAIDLSRLTVIQNKADLSGRPTKIIASQDSKQPPIINLSAKQQTGIDLLKQHLKDCMGFQPAGEGGFIARRRHLDALNKARDCLLQADWQLNHNGAAELVAEDLRHAHQHLGEITGKFSSDDLLGRIFSSFCIGK, encoded by the coding sequence ATGCTGAGCGCTGCAGATTCCGATACGATCTGTGCGATAGCCACACCACCAGGCAGGAGTGGTGTGGGTATCGTGCGAGTATCGGGCCCAGACTGTCTCAATCTTGCCCAGCAAATCCTGGGCTTTCAGCCTCAACCCCGCCACGCCCACTATTGTCCTTTTTTCGATCTCCAGGGAAAAATGCTGGATCAGGGCATCGCTCTGTATTTCCCGGGCCCTCACTCTTTTACAGGTGAAGATGTTTTGGAGCTACAGGGCCATGGCGGCTTCTATGTGCTGGACGCGCTTATTCAGACATTAAGCGAAGCGGGCACACGCATGGCACGGCCGGGAGAGTTCTCTGAGCGTGCTTTCCTGAACGATAAGCTGGATCTCGCACAGGCTGAGGCCATAGCAGATTTAATAGACTCCAGCTCTGCTGAGGCAGCCAGAAGCGCACTGAGAACTCTGCAGGGTGAATTCTCCCGACTTATTGACGAGCTCGCCGAGTCGATAATCAACTTACGGGTTTATCTTGAAGCCGCCATCGATTTCACCGATGAAGAAATCGACTTTTTAAGTGAAGGCGGTATCAGTGAAAAACTGGCTCACATTATCAGCCAGCTCGAAGCTGTTCTGAATCAGGCCAGACAGGGCGCCCTAATCAGAGAGGGCATGGCTGTAGTAATCGCCGGCAAACCCAATGCCGGCAAATCCAGTCTGTTAAACGCACTGGCCGGCAAAGATAGCGCCATCGTGACTGATATCGCCGGGACGACCCGGGATATCCTCAGTGAACAGATCAACATAGATGGTATGCCTTTGCACATTACTGACACAGCCGGCCTGCGCGACAGCGATGACCCGGTCGAGCAGGAAGGTATCCGGCGTGCTGTAAAAGCCATCTCTCACGCCGACCGAATATTGCTGATGATAGACAGCAGCCAGGAATCGGTGAATGAAACCAACCTGAACGACTATCTGGAAAAAACCATCAGTTTCCGGCTGCAAGAGGCCATTGATCTGTCACGTCTCACTGTCATTCAAAATAAAGCAGATCTGTCCGGGCGACCCACAAAAATCATTGCCTCGCAGGATTCAAAACAGCCTCCGATTATCAATCTGTCTGCCAAACAGCAAACTGGTATTGATCTGCTTAAACAGCACCTTAAAGACTGTATGGGCTTTCAGCCGGCTGGCGAGGGTGGTTTTATCGCTCGTCGAAGACACCTTGATGCTCTGAACAAGGCACGAGACTGCCTGCTTCAGGCGGATTGGCAGCTTAACCATAATGGTGCCGCCGAGCTGGTTGCCGAAGATTTGCGCCACGCCCACCAGCATCTGGGAGAGATTACCGGCAAGTTCAGCAGTGATGATCTGTTGGGCCGGATCTTTTCCAGTTTCTGCATCGGGAAATAA